A stretch of DNA from Aurantiacibacter atlanticus:
GCCGTCCTCATCTTGCACTGCGGACGCCAATTCGTCGTCTGATTGGGGAAGTGGCGCCATCGATTGTGCAAGAGCCACGCCCGGAACGGTGAGCGCGGTGGTGAGAAGGAGCAAAGCCGCCAGCTTGTTGCCAGTGGTCATCATCGGGAAATCCCTCATTTACGATCCGTAGGTAGGCCGAGTGGTCTGTTTGCGCCGCGCCCGGAAAATTATTGCCGTAGAGGCGGGGCCGAACATGATGTCGGCCCCGCCTCCCCGTTCTCTGGTTCAGTTGAAGACCGGAATGCTCGTGCAATTGCCGGTATTATTACCAAAGCTTATGGCCGAGGAATCGCAGGTCCATCCTTGCGTCCAGTCATTGGAGGCTTCGACTGCTCCGATGAAATCTGCCGCCTCGAAGAAGCTACCCAGTGTCGTAACGTCGAAAATGTCTGCGAACCCGTCTTCACTGGTTCCGTTAAGGTAACCATTCACGATCGTGTTGGTGTAGCTTTTGTTGTTACCGGTTCCGGCATCAAACAACGACTCGGCTGAAGCCGCGGTTACGCTGCTGCCATCGCGAAAATCCGTCGCGCAATCGAGAGCGACCGAGAAGAAGCGCGGCGGGCCAACATCATCCAGGCCGGTGTCGGCGGAGCGAACCGTCTGCGTGTTGTCGATACGGATACATGCCGTGCCCGATGCCGAAGCATCCCACATCAGCGTATTATACAGGCCGTAATCGGCACCGCCACGGATGCGGATGGCCTGATCATTGTCCTTGCGCTGAATGAAGGTGCCATTCGCAATCGTGGTATTCTGACGTGGCAACTGGTCTTCCAGCCCATTGGTGGAATCCGCTTCGATGATGCCGTCACCCACGCCTGAACGTTGCGCCACCAGAACAAACTGGAGATTGGCCTTTACGCCGGTATCGGTATCCAGCGAATCATCCTCAGCGCCCGCGACGATAAGCCGCTTCATATTCACGTAGCCGCCGAAAAATTCGACGCCGTCATCCGATGAATTGATCGACTGAATATCGGAAAGCTGTGTCCCCGTGCCGGTGCCGCCAGTGGTGAGCGATTGCAATTCGCTGTCACCCGAAAGGACGAACCCGGAATACCGTATCTGTACGAAGCTCATCGAACCGGAATTGTCATCGTCTGTTGCCCCGCCGAAGAATGCAGGATCAGCGGCGCCTTCGACCTGCCGTTCGCACGATACAGTGCCCGGCGTTGCCGCTGGCTGGAAGCAGTCGGTGACCGGCGCGCGGCCAGAAAGAACCACCCCGCCCCACTGGCCCGAGGAATCCGCATTGTTGAGGCCAAGTACATTGTCACGGCTGGTGAAGATGATCGGCAGCGCCGCGGTACCATTGGCATTGATGCGGTTTCCGCGCGTCACATTGAGGAAGGATGATCCGCTGGCGTAGATGATTACACCCGGCTCAATCGTCAGCTCGACATCGGTATCGGAGAGGCCGTCACTCGCATCAGGAGCAGCGCCGCCATCGGTGCCGACATTTACCTGGCCATTCAGCCGATAGAGCAATCCCGGTACGCGCGGCAGGGTGGATGACGTGTTGAACCGCTGCGGAGTCGCGCAGACGCGCCATTCGCCTTCTGGACCAGTGATCGTGCCTTCGTCGGCAAGCCCCTGTGCATCGGCTATCGTCGGGCAGCCATTGGCAGGGGTAACCAGTGCCGAAGTCGGTGTGGGAGTAGGCGTGGACGTCGGCGTGGGAGTAGGGTTGTTGATGATGACATTACCACCCGTGCCGGGCGATGCGATCTCATCCGGGCCGCATGCGGCAAGCGCCAGGATAGAACTTCCAAGGATAAGTGAACGGGAAAGTTTGGTCACGACAATTGGCCCCTCAAGACATTTCGAGAATCTGGATTTCGACGCGAATTTGCGTTCGCTAAAGGGGGCACTAGGCCTTGCGCGTGACAGTTTGTTTGCGGCTATGTGACGATAATAAGAATCTTTTCACATCCGGCATAAGCATTTGTTCTATATGATATTTACTTTTCCACCGCCGGACAGACCCGCCGTAATATTGCGGATTTGTGACAATGTTGCAGTTTTGTTGCAGCAGTCCGTCCGACTGGTCATAATGGCGCCAAGGATAAAAGGAGAGTTTGTGATGCTTACAACGCTTGTATTCGCGCCACTCATGCTGGCCCAGGCGGCCACCGCACACATGGTCGAACAGGAATATGAAATCCGCGAAGTTGCTTACGAGGAATTGCTGGCAGGTGATGACGCCGCAGCTATAACAGTGCTCGAAGCCGAATTGGCGCAGAACCCGGGTGATCCCGCCGTTCTTATAAATCTGGGCGCTGCTTATGCGCGGATCGGCAATTGGGAACGGGCTGAACATTATTACAGCACTGCACGCGATGGCCAGCGTGAATATCAGTTGGAGCTTGCCAATGGGCGTTGGCTGGATTCGCGCGATGCTGCGCGCCTTGCACTCGCCAGTGTCGAATTAGAGGCACTCGCTGCGCGCTGAAATACTTCTGGCAGAGAAGGGGCCTCTAAGGTCCTATAAGCGCCCACCGGCACCAGAGCCCTAGCTGGACAGCACGCAGAGCGGACGTGGTGCTTTACACAGGTGGTTTGTCACGGCGCTGTCATATCGTGTAAGCAAAGGACTCCAATTGAAAGGGTCCTGATGATTCTGCGTTCCGGTATTCTTGCGGCAGCATTCGCGCTGGCCGGCTGTATTGCGCTTCCCGCGCAGGCTGGCGTGCTGGAAATTTCTGCCGATGGCCAAGCGCGTTGGATCGCTGGACCGATTGCCGGTGCCGTGGCAGAAGAAGCGGCTATTCTGGATCCAGTGCCGTTGGGTGAAGTGCCGATAGGCGTGCTGGCCTTGCTGCCAGAAGATGCCGTTGCAAATACGCGCCAGCATGCAGCTGGCATTCCGGCCAATTACGCTGCAATCGTGCAGGATCTGGCCCATCGCTTCGATCTCAGCCCCGCATTGATAGAGGCAGTGGTCTGGCAGGAGAGTCGCTGGCGCACCAACGCCGTCTCTCCTGCAGGCGCCCGTGGCCTCGCCCAATTGATGCCCGGGACGGCCCGCGATCTAGGCGTCGATCCCGATGACCCCATTGCCAATCTTGAAGGCGGTGCCCGCTATTTGCGCGAACAGCTTGATCGGTTTGATGGCGATCTGGAACGCGCGCTGGCTGCCTATAACGCCGGCCCGGGACGGGTCATCCGTTCAGGTGGCGTTCCACCGATTCGTGAAACACAAACGTATGTTGCGGCCATTATGGGCCGCCTTGCCGACCATTCCCGGAGCCCTGAATAACAATGCCGATCCTTATTCGCTTTGCTGCGTTTCTTACCCTGTTGGTCCCATCCGCCGCTTTTGCGCAGGACCCGGCCGGGTCTTCCCCGATCAACAGTGCGTTTGGCTGGATGCGTGATACCATGCTGGGCACGGTCGCCACAACTGTGGCAGTGATGGCAGTGGCCGCGGTCGGCTTCATGATGCTGACGGGGCGCGTGAACTGGCGTTTTGGCGCCACTGTGATCATCGGCGTATTCATCATCTTCGGCGCTGCCTCCATCGTGGCTGGCATCCAGGGTGCGGCCGCAGTCGGCTGAGGCGAGAAACACCATGCAACTTATTCGTCACCCGGTTCATCGTGCACTTACCCGCCCGCAGATGTTCGCGGGCGTGACATTCAATTATTTCATCATCAACGCTCTTGTGACGACCGAGGCCTTTTTGATCCTGAAAAGTTTCTGGATCGTGCCCATCCCATTGGTGATGCACGCAGTCGGCTATTTTGCATGCCTGCGCGAACCTCGGTTTTTCGACCTCTGGCTGACCAAGGTCGGCAAATGTCCGCGGGTGAAGAATTACAAGCGCTGGGGCTGCAACTCCTACGCTGCGTGACAAACGCATCCAATCGCGCCTTGGCGACGTAGCTATGGCAAGGAGAGACACATGAAAACCAAGTGGCTTGGAGCCGCTGCCTGGAGCGCCAAGGAGGCGCATGCCGGCGATCGCCTGCCGTATGCGCGGCTTGTCGACGCGGGCGTGATGCTGCTGCGCGATGGATCACTGATGAGCGCGCTTCAGGTTCCCGGTCTGCTGTTCGAAACCGAAGATACAGATGCATTAAACGCGCATGCAGCCACGCGTGAAGTGATGCTGCGATCCAATCTTGATGCCCGCTTCGTGATGTATCACCATGTCATCAGGCGGCGGGTCAGCGTGGAGCTTGAAGCCAGCTTCGATGATCCGCTGTCTGCACATATTGATCGCCGCTGGCGGGACAAGCTTTCCTCTGGCTCATTATTCGTCAATGACCAGTTCCTGACGCTGGTGCGCCGCCCCGCGCGTGGCAAGGCAGGCTTTGCCGAACGTGCCGGCAAGATCTTGCGCCGGCGGTCCAATGAAGCCGAGGATATTGATCCCAGGGATTTACGCAGCCTGCGCGCCGCGCTTCAGGCACTGGCCGCCAGTCTTGGCGATTATGGCGCCCAGCCGCTGGGCGATTACACCAGCCCGCACGGCAATGAAAACAACGAGCTGCTGGAACTGCTCTCTGCGCTCTACAATGGCGAGATGCGGCCCGTGCGACGGCCGGACATGGAAACCGACATTGGTCGCATGATCCCCTATCGCCGCGCCAGCTTTGGTCTGGATGCGATGGAGTTGCGCGGATCGGGCGGGGTGGATTTCGCCTCCATGCTCAGCCTCAAGGACTATCCTGACGCGACCAGTCCCGGCCTGCTCGATGGCATGTTGCGACTACCGTATGAAATGGTCGTTTCCGAAAGTTTCGCCCCGCAGGAACGCCAAAGCGCGCGCGAACGGATTGATCTTGCCATTCGCCGCCTCAAAAGCGCGGATGAAGATGCACAGGCCGAACGTCTGGACATGATGTCTGCGCGCGATGAACTGGGCGCGGGCAGCGTGTCATTTGGCGATCATCATCTGACTATCATGGTGCGCGAACGCAGTCTGGAACGGCTGGACGATGCCACCGCCGCAATTGCCGCCAGCCTTGCCGATACAGGCGCCATAGCAGTGCGTGAAGATACCAATCTTGAACCAGCCTTCTGGGGTCAGCTTCCCGGTAACGAACATTACCTCGTGCGCCGCGCACTAATCTCTACAGCCAATATGGCAAGCTTTGGCAGCCTCCATGGATTTGCTTTGGGACAGGCAGACGGCAATCACTGGGGCGAAGCGGTCACGCTGTTGCAGACTACCAGTTCCACCCCTTTCTTCTTCAATTTCCACCACGGCGACCTGGGCAATTTCTCTGTCATCGGGCCAAGCGGTTCGGGCAAGACCGTGGTCATGAACTTCCTCGCGGCGCAGGCGCAAAAGTTTTCGCCTCGCACGATATTGTTCGACAAGGATCGCGGCGCGGAATTGTTTATTCGCGGCATTGGCGGCAGCTACGACCGCATCCGTTCAGGAGAGCCGACCGGCTTCAATCCGCTTGCCCTGCCCGATACGCCTGCCAATCGCGGCTTTCTGCGTGATTGGTTATCGGTCCTGCTCAAAGCTGAAGGGCCGGAAGAAAGCGCCACGATCGCAACCGCAGTAGACGCAGCCTATGCCAATGACAGTGCGCTGCGCCGCCTGCGCCATTTCAAGGAATTGGTGTCTGGCAGCCGCCGTCCGCAACCGGGCGATCTGGCAGACAGGCTTTCTGCCTGGATTGATGG
This window harbors:
- a CDS encoding VirB4 family type IV secretion/conjugal transfer ATPase, with protein sequence MKTKWLGAAAWSAKEAHAGDRLPYARLVDAGVMLLRDGSLMSALQVPGLLFETEDTDALNAHAATREVMLRSNLDARFVMYHHVIRRRVSVELEASFDDPLSAHIDRRWRDKLSSGSLFVNDQFLTLVRRPARGKAGFAERAGKILRRRSNEAEDIDPRDLRSLRAALQALAASLGDYGAQPLGDYTSPHGNENNELLELLSALYNGEMRPVRRPDMETDIGRMIPYRRASFGLDAMELRGSGGVDFASMLSLKDYPDATSPGLLDGMLRLPYEMVVSESFAPQERQSARERIDLAIRRLKSADEDAQAERLDMMSARDELGAGSVSFGDHHLTIMVRERSLERLDDATAAIAASLADTGAIAVREDTNLEPAFWGQLPGNEHYLVRRALISTANMASFGSLHGFALGQADGNHWGEAVTLLQTTSSTPFFFNFHHGDLGNFSVIGPSGSGKTVVMNFLAAQAQKFSPRTILFDKDRGAELFIRGIGGSYDRIRSGEPTGFNPLALPDTPANRGFLRDWLSVLLKAEGPEESATIATAVDAAYANDSALRRLRHFKELVSGSRRPQPGDLADRLSAWIDGGEHGWLFDNAEDRLDLSTRVMGFDMTALLENPKLRTPVMMYLFHRIDERLDGQPTMILIDEGWKALDDEIFAARIRDWLKTLRKRNALVGFATQSARDALDSKISTALVEQTATMVFMPNARARPEDYCEGFGLTEHELALIRSLPAHSRCFLVRQPDASVVVRLDLSGAPEVLAMLSGRESSVRRLDLLREAVGDDPAQWYPALTSHPWPGLAGEEIIAEEPSREAAE
- a CDS encoding lytic transglycosylase domain-containing protein produces the protein MILRSGILAAAFALAGCIALPAQAGVLEISADGQARWIAGPIAGAVAEEAAILDPVPLGEVPIGVLALLPEDAVANTRQHAAGIPANYAAIVQDLAHRFDLSPALIEAVVWQESRWRTNAVSPAGARGLAQLMPGTARDLGVDPDDPIANLEGGARYLREQLDRFDGDLERALAAYNAGPGRVIRSGGVPPIRETQTYVAAIMGRLADHSRSPE
- a CDS encoding TrbC/VirB2 family protein — protein: MPILIRFAAFLTLLVPSAAFAQDPAGSSPINSAFGWMRDTMLGTVATTVAVMAVAAVGFMMLTGRVNWRFGATVIIGVFIIFGAASIVAGIQGAAAVG
- a CDS encoding tetratricopeptide repeat protein; its protein translation is MLTTLVFAPLMLAQAATAHMVEQEYEIREVAYEELLAGDDAAAITVLEAELAQNPGDPAVLINLGAAYARIGNWERAEHYYSTARDGQREYQLELANGRWLDSRDAARLALASVELEALAAR
- a CDS encoding type IV secretion system protein VirB3; the protein is MQLIRHPVHRALTRPQMFAGVTFNYFIINALVTTEAFLILKSFWIVPIPLVMHAVGYFACLREPRFFDLWLTKVGKCPRVKNYKRWGCNSYAA